The following coding sequences are from one Rhipicephalus microplus isolate Deutch F79 chromosome 3, USDA_Rmic, whole genome shotgun sequence window:
- the LOC142803712 gene encoding uncharacterized protein LOC142803712, whose protein sequence is MSKKMSTEQAVSQQVRERRDGEHSSDNVTALEVDQDGGQSSAATTAQLSSSITVESEHRSPRHTDGEESELSLESLVRKPGASPSSGKRQEVAAVVSELPIPVRPRTPEPVGYRPLVQQFSPPRSHQEHRSFEPKPSFSPVTAEHEWPGAWNSPLSPESPGTPPDMPVNFRMLWNGVASAGSETPSAPQPLTRTSRFDEHLPLGKPDLQEAREDLGKEPTISPGLNALAVVQPGTETGEDAHTNTFQQLRDLGSPRSLVPRSETPKRLDVWRGTPEVIRDASSSSLSCSISASEISSPQMGTALCSPRLRRFVSSSGRRVPWATLAVICLQLSAYWNHLHKNYPERCASVSTIMIENRWERVLFAAFQHGNVSILALNSICFFATGVLQEAGLGTVHFAALFAATAALVGVMNTFVLLLHYEYTRLSSLFTACSYTFAGVIVVLQQLTSTHFGRARIRYGRRKFRFPSRQFRVLQVVTLLTCAKVSNHLMVIGLLVGIFLAKTSPGNFITRIQKPRLRLHLYVVPNTPITYIFAAHVIAAFLYGPFPDDVTLADTGLSFRDPVRRPLVLPLLYQPNIFMLVYAVCSLLDVGKELEQDFGHIGFLCLAWALLLTVHGLLDLLSVTIWRHLLELGENLPTPMLHSSLCTCDSVATLMALKVIHHVRHPRCVYSMPSVAIRVPFWIGMLFELAVLSVSSHSVGYVIGPIAGVLLGIAVASTVLSDYVTNLTVRLAGLSDTLRRRTEAWSGNGPLVMKR, encoded by the exons ATGTCGAAAAAGATGAGCACCGAGCAAGCCGTATCGCAGCAGGTTAGGGAGAGGCGAGACGGAGAGCATTCGTCGGACAACGTGACTGCTTTGGAAGTGGACCAAGATGGGGGGCAATCGTCAGCAGCCACGACCGCTCAGCTCAGTTCAAGTATCACGGTGGAGTCAGAACATCGCAGCCCGCGACATACGGACGGCGAAGAGTCAGAGTTATCTCTAGAATCACTCGTTCGCAAACCGGGAGCGTCTCCGTCAAGCGGAAAGCGGCAGGAGGTGGCAGCAGTGGTCTCGGAACTGCCCATACCGGTGAGACCCCGAACGCCGGAGCCGGTGGGTTACAGGCCTTTAGTGCAACAGTTTTCACCGCCGAGAAGCCATCAGGAGCACCGAAGTTTTGAGCCAAAGCCTAGTTTCTCTCCCGTCACTGCGGAGCACGAGTGGCCTGGTGCGTGGAACAGCCCCTTGAGCCCCGAGTCCCCAGGGACTCCACCCGATATGCCGGTGAACTTCAGAATGTTATGGAACGGCGTTGCATCCGCGGGGTCCGAGACCCCTTCCGCGCCGCAGCCACTCACCCGCACGAGCCGGTTCGACGAACATTTACCGTTAGGGAAACCCGACCTACAAGAAGCGAGAGAGGATCTTGGCAAAGAACCCACGATTTCCCCTGGCCTCAATGCCCTTGCTGTGGTGCAACCTGGAACTGAGACAGGTGAGGACGCACACACGAATACCTTCCAACAACTGCGGGATTTGGGAAGTCCACGGTCACTGGTACCTCGAAGCGAGACGCCCAAGAGACTCGACGTATGGCGCGGGACACCTGAAGTCATAAGAGACGCCTCATCATCGTCACTAAGCTGCAGCATCTCTGCCTCCGAGATTTCCAGCCCTCAGATGGGCACGGCTCTGTGTTCACCCAGGCTTCGGCGGTTCGTTTCAAGCAGTGGCCGTCGCGTCCCTTGGGCAACGCTCGCAGTAATCTGTCTGCAGCTGAGTGCCTACTGGAACCACCTGCACAAGAATTATCCCGAGCGATGCGCCAGCGTCAGCACTATCATGATCGAGAATCGGTGGGAAAGGGTTCTGTTTGCAGCCTTCCAGCACGGTAACGTCAGCATCCTGGCGCTCAACTCGATATGCTTCTTCGCCACGGGTGTTCTCCAGGAAGCCGGTCTGGGAACGGTACACTTTGCTGCTCTATTCGCCGCTACAGCAGCCCTGGTGGGAGTCATGAACACGTTCGTTCTGTTGTTGCACTACGAGTATACTAGGCTCTCATCATTGTTCACCGCGTGCTCGTACACTTTCGCCGGGGTCATCGTGGTGCTCCAACAGCTTACGAGCACGCACTTTGGCCGAGCGAGGATCCGCTACGGCAGACGGAAGTTCCGGTTCCCAAGCAGGCAGTTCCGCGTGCTCCAGGTGGTCACGTTGCTGACGTGCGCGAAGGTCAGCAATCATCTGATGGTCATTGGCCTCTTGGTGGGCATTTTTCTCGCGAAAACTTCGCCGGGGAACTTCATCACTAG GATCCAGAAACCACGGCTTAGATTGCACCTGTACGTTGTTCCTAACACACCAATTACTTACATATTCGCCGCTCACGTTATTGCCGCCTTCCTGTACGGACCTTTTCCCGATGATGTAACCCTAGCCGATACCGGACTGTCGTTTCGCGATCCTGTGCGGCGACCACTCGTCCTGCCACTGCTCTATCAGCCCAACATCTTCATGCTGGTCTATGCCGTCTGCTCTCTTCTGGACGTTGGAAAGGAGTTGGAGCAAGACTTCGGGCACATCGG CTTTCTGTGCCTAGCCTGGGCGCTACTGCTAACCGTGCATGGCCTCCTCGACCTTTTGTCCGTAACGATCTGGCGCCATCTGCTGGAGTTGGGCGAGAACTTGCCAACGCCCATGCTACACTCCAGCCTGTGCACCTGCGACTCGGTGGCCACCCTTATGGCTTTGAAAGTCATCCACCACGTGAGGCATCCCCGCTGCGTCTACAGCATGCCGTCTGTGGCCATCCGCGTACCTTTCTGGATTGGCATGTTATTCGAACTAGCGGTACTCAGTGTGTCAAGCCATTCGGTAGGCTACGTCATTGGGCCCATCGCGGGGGTCCTGCTGGGTATCGCAGTGGCGTCCACCGTCCTGTCTGACTACGTTACCAATCTGACTGTCCGATTGGCAGGCCTCTCGGACACGCTCCGACGTCGCACCGAAGCGTGGTCTGGAAACGGGCCGCTGGTTATGAAACGCTGA